A window of Ruania suaedae contains these coding sequences:
- a CDS encoding ATP-dependent DNA ligase — protein sequence MTPTLIAELEAATSTVSATRSRLAKVEALSSLLSRLGPEEVAPAVGMLLGRVRQGRIGIGWRTLKSVQPEPAAEARLTVLEVDEVLTELAGTIGAGSQARRAELLHGMLGRATSPEQDFLVRVMLGDMRTGALDGVLTDALARAYDLPVATVRRAAMLTGDVGETARLAGAGEDLTEVGLRVGTPVLPMLAGTAVSAAEAVGTLGRCSVQAKLDGARIQVHRQGEQVQIFTRSLAEVTDRLPEIVEAVRALPAQELILDGETLALTEEGDPRPFQDSMARFGSDAGEVVLRPWFFDLLHVDGRDLIDEPLEQRLSELERVVGELLVPGVITDDPAEAEQVMSQSLDAGHEGVVVKGTDSRYTAGRRGSEWLKVKPVHTLDLVVIGAEWGYGRRTGWLSNLHLGARDPSGQFGSAGGLVMVGKTFKGLTDALLRWQTEHLQTIATERTEAWVRVRPELVVEIAVDGVQRSTRYPGGVALRFARVKHYREDKAVADADTIETVREMLR from the coding sequence GTGACCCCCACCCTCATCGCCGAGCTCGAGGCCGCCACGAGCACCGTCTCCGCCACCCGCTCGCGCCTGGCCAAGGTCGAGGCACTGTCGAGTCTGCTCAGCCGGTTGGGACCGGAGGAAGTGGCCCCCGCCGTCGGCATGCTGCTGGGGCGCGTGCGGCAGGGCCGGATCGGGATCGGATGGCGCACCCTGAAGTCGGTCCAGCCCGAACCCGCAGCCGAGGCGCGCCTCACCGTCCTCGAGGTGGATGAGGTGCTGACCGAGCTGGCGGGCACCATCGGCGCCGGATCGCAGGCCCGGCGGGCGGAGCTGCTGCACGGCATGCTCGGCCGCGCGACCTCGCCCGAGCAGGACTTCCTCGTCCGGGTGATGCTCGGGGACATGCGTACCGGAGCCCTGGACGGGGTGCTCACCGACGCCCTCGCCCGTGCCTACGACCTCCCGGTGGCGACGGTCAGGCGAGCGGCCATGCTCACCGGAGACGTCGGTGAGACGGCGCGCCTGGCAGGTGCCGGCGAGGACCTCACCGAGGTGGGGCTGCGGGTGGGGACACCGGTGCTGCCCATGCTGGCCGGCACCGCCGTCAGTGCAGCGGAGGCGGTCGGGACGCTCGGCCGCTGCAGCGTGCAGGCCAAGCTCGACGGCGCCCGGATCCAGGTGCACCGGCAGGGTGAGCAGGTGCAGATCTTCACCCGCAGTCTGGCCGAGGTGACCGACCGGCTGCCCGAGATCGTCGAGGCGGTCCGGGCGCTCCCGGCGCAGGAGCTGATCCTGGACGGTGAGACGCTCGCGCTCACCGAGGAGGGCGACCCCCGCCCGTTCCAGGACTCCATGGCCCGGTTCGGCAGTGACGCCGGTGAGGTCGTGCTGCGCCCGTGGTTCTTCGACCTGCTGCACGTCGACGGCCGCGACCTCATCGACGAGCCGCTCGAGCAGCGGCTGAGCGAGCTCGAACGGGTGGTCGGCGAGCTGCTGGTGCCCGGGGTGATCACGGACGATCCGGCCGAGGCCGAGCAGGTCATGTCCCAGTCCCTCGACGCGGGCCACGAGGGGGTGGTGGTCAAGGGCACCGACTCCCGCTACACCGCCGGGCGGCGCGGCTCGGAGTGGCTGAAGGTGAAGCCCGTGCACACCCTCGATCTCGTGGTTATCGGTGCCGAATGGGGCTACGGCCGCCGCACCGGCTGGCTCTCCAACCTGCACCTCGGGGCGCGCGATCCCTCCGGGCAGTTCGGATCCGCCGGCGGGTTGGTCATGGTCGGCAAGACCTTCAAGGGGCTCACCGACGCGCTGCTGCGGTGGCAGACGGAGCACCTCCAGACGATCGCCACCGAACGCACGGAGGCATGGGTTCGGGTCCGCCCCGAGCTCGTGGTCGAGATCGCCGTGGACGGGGTGCAACGCTCGACCCGCTATCCCGGCGGCGTCGCGCTACGGTTCGCCCGGGTGAAGCACTATCGCGAGGACAAGGCGGTCGCCGACGCCGACACGATCGAGACGGTACGGGAGATGCTGCGATGA
- a CDS encoding ABC transporter substrate-binding protein: protein MRTRTRAAAAAGVAAALTAAAGCSTAVTDDGVALDYWLWDANQLPAYQQCIEAFEASHPDIDVRISQYGFDDYWQKITAGFVAGAGPDVFTDHLTRYPEYVQRDLLLDLNTLEPTADIADAEFQEGLAQLWVGTDGGQYGSPKDFDTVAIFYDVDTIEEAGLTPEDLSELTWNPEDGGTFEDVIARLTVDANGVRGDEDGFDPDNVVTYGLASNGSGGAEGQTAWSWLAGSTGWEFTNADVWGDEYYYDDPRLHESLTWLFDLVDKGYMAPYEQIGSDPNPQQALGSGQAALSPNGSWMLNTYANLEDIELGIAPVPAGPVGHPVSMYNGLADSISAQTEHPQEAAELVAFLGSEECQVIVGEAAVVFPARPAGTEAAIAAFEERGIDVSPFTDLVDEGHTLYFPVTDGYGSIQALVAPIMDEIYIGDREASTLAEVNERVNELVE from the coding sequence ATGCGCACACGAACGCGAGCAGCGGCGGCGGCCGGCGTGGCCGCGGCGCTCACGGCAGCCGCGGGCTGCAGCACGGCGGTCACGGACGACGGTGTCGCACTCGACTACTGGCTCTGGGACGCCAACCAGCTGCCTGCCTACCAGCAGTGCATCGAGGCGTTCGAGGCCTCCCATCCCGACATCGACGTCCGGATCAGCCAGTACGGCTTCGACGACTACTGGCAGAAGATCACCGCCGGATTCGTGGCCGGGGCCGGGCCCGACGTCTTCACCGACCACCTGACCCGGTACCCCGAGTACGTCCAGCGCGACCTCCTGCTCGACCTGAACACGCTGGAGCCCACCGCCGACATCGCCGACGCCGAGTTCCAGGAGGGCCTGGCGCAGCTGTGGGTGGGGACCGACGGGGGGCAGTACGGCAGCCCCAAGGACTTCGACACGGTGGCGATCTTCTACGACGTCGACACGATCGAGGAGGCGGGGCTGACTCCGGAGGATCTGTCCGAGCTCACCTGGAACCCCGAGGACGGCGGAACGTTCGAGGACGTCATCGCCCGGCTGACGGTGGACGCGAACGGCGTGCGCGGCGACGAGGACGGCTTCGATCCGGACAACGTGGTCACCTACGGGCTCGCCTCGAACGGGTCGGGAGGAGCCGAGGGCCAGACGGCGTGGTCGTGGCTGGCGGGCTCGACCGGCTGGGAGTTCACGAACGCGGACGTGTGGGGCGATGAGTACTACTACGACGACCCGCGGCTGCACGAGTCGCTGACCTGGCTGTTCGACCTCGTCGACAAGGGCTACATGGCCCCCTACGAACAGATCGGCAGCGACCCGAACCCGCAACAGGCGCTCGGTTCAGGCCAGGCAGCCCTGTCGCCGAACGGCTCGTGGATGCTCAACACCTACGCCAATCTCGAGGACATCGAGCTCGGTATCGCTCCGGTGCCGGCCGGGCCGGTCGGCCACCCGGTGTCGATGTACAACGGGCTCGCCGACTCCATCAGCGCCCAGACCGAGCACCCGCAGGAGGCGGCCGAACTGGTCGCATTCCTCGGCTCGGAGGAGTGCCAGGTGATCGTCGGCGAGGCGGCGGTCGTCTTCCCGGCGCGGCCGGCAGGCACCGAGGCGGCGATCGCGGCCTTCGAGGAGCGCGGGATCGACGTCTCCCCGTTCACCGACCTCGTCGACGAGGGCCACACCCTCTACTTTCCGGTCACCGACGGCTACGGCTCGATCCAGGCGCTCGTGGCACCGATCATGGATGAGATCTACATCGGGGACCGCGAGGCCTCCACCCTGGCGGAGGTGAACGAGCGGGTCAACGAGCTGGTGGAGTAG
- a CDS encoding carbohydrate ABC transporter permease: MSSTTPRIPTRSAVRPAAGRDPDRKRTRLSPGRVLAWVVMIVILAITLFPFYWMLRTALSSNSALYANSQSLLPVDLSWGGFERVFGLQSTEEAIAQGGSGASIDFWRYLLNSVAVATGITACQVFFSAMAAYAFSRLRWAGRNQVFSVFLLSLMVPQIFTLLPNFLLIRELGLIDTLVGIMLPSLFMTPFAIFFLRQFFMNVSTEVEEAALIDGASKVRVFFVLIIPLSVGPIATISILTYITAWNDYFWPLMVSYTDESRVLTVALGNFNEQTPQTGPDWAGLMAATLVAALPMLLLFMAFAKRVVSSIGFSGIK; the protein is encoded by the coding sequence ATGTCATCGACGACACCGCGCATTCCGACCCGCAGCGCCGTGCGCCCGGCCGCCGGCCGAGATCCCGACAGGAAGCGCACCCGCCTCTCCCCCGGCCGCGTCCTCGCCTGGGTGGTCATGATCGTGATCTTGGCGATCACGCTCTTCCCCTTCTACTGGATGCTGCGCACCGCGTTGTCCAGCAACAGCGCGCTCTACGCGAACTCGCAGTCGTTGCTCCCCGTGGACCTGAGCTGGGGCGGCTTCGAGCGCGTGTTCGGCCTGCAGAGCACCGAGGAGGCGATCGCCCAGGGGGGCTCGGGCGCCTCGATCGACTTCTGGCGCTACCTGCTCAACTCGGTCGCGGTGGCCACCGGTATCACCGCCTGCCAGGTGTTCTTCTCGGCGATGGCGGCGTACGCGTTCTCCCGGCTGCGCTGGGCGGGCCGCAACCAGGTGTTCAGCGTCTTCCTGCTCTCGCTGATGGTGCCCCAGATCTTCACGCTGCTGCCGAACTTCCTGTTGATCCGCGAGCTGGGACTGATCGACACCCTGGTGGGCATCATGCTGCCGAGCCTGTTCATGACGCCGTTCGCGATCTTCTTCCTGCGGCAGTTCTTCATGAACGTCTCCACCGAGGTGGAGGAGGCGGCGCTGATCGATGGAGCGAGCAAGGTGCGGGTGTTCTTCGTGCTGATCATCCCGCTGTCGGTGGGGCCAATCGCGACCATCTCGATCCTGACCTACATCACGGCCTGGAACGACTACTTCTGGCCGCTGATGGTCAGCTATACCGACGAATCCCGGGTGCTCACGGTGGCCCTGGGGAACTTCAACGAGCAGACACCGCAGACCGGGCCGGACTGGGCCGGGTTGATGGCCGCAACCCTGGTGGCAGCGCTGCCGATGCTGCTGCTCTTCATGGCGTTCGCCAAGCGCGTCGTCAGCTCCATCGGCTTCAGCGGCATCAAGTGA
- a CDS encoding carbohydrate ABC transporter permease: protein MSDSPATATVAPARSSAAPRRRRRDDRRLALIFLLPATIGLVVFYFWPLVRGIALSFTSWDILTPAQFIGLENYARMVADPVFWNAVRVTLLYVIINIGIQTVVALIIAVLMQRLSQSTLLRSLVLAPYLVSNVVAALVFFWILDFQLGIGNQLLAWLGLDRIGFFTSEAWVIPTIALINVWRHMGYTALLIFAGLQTIPHSVYEAAKVDGASEVRTFFSVTVPLLRPILGLVLIISVIGSFQVFDTVAVTTNGGPVDASRVLQLYIYDNAFAQFDFGYASALSVALLLVLVAVTFVQYRITRAGQTDLD from the coding sequence GTGTCCGACTCCCCAGCCACTGCCACAGTGGCGCCTGCCCGCAGCAGTGCAGCGCCTCGACGCCGGCGGCGGGACGACCGCCGCCTCGCCCTCATCTTTCTCCTGCCCGCGACGATCGGCCTGGTGGTCTTCTACTTCTGGCCGCTGGTGCGCGGGATCGCGCTCAGCTTCACCTCGTGGGACATTCTCACGCCCGCGCAGTTCATCGGGCTGGAGAACTACGCGCGGATGGTGGCGGACCCGGTGTTCTGGAACGCCGTCCGCGTGACGCTGCTGTACGTGATCATCAACATCGGTATCCAGACCGTGGTGGCCCTGATCATCGCCGTGCTGATGCAGCGGCTCAGCCAGTCCACACTGCTGCGGTCCCTGGTGCTGGCGCCCTACCTCGTCTCCAACGTGGTGGCGGCGCTGGTGTTCTTCTGGATCCTCGACTTCCAGCTCGGCATCGGCAACCAGCTGCTCGCCTGGCTCGGGCTGGACCGGATCGGATTCTTCACCAGCGAGGCCTGGGTGATCCCGACCATCGCCCTGATCAACGTCTGGCGCCACATGGGCTACACCGCGCTGTTGATCTTCGCCGGCCTGCAGACCATCCCGCACTCGGTCTACGAGGCCGCCAAGGTCGACGGTGCCTCGGAGGTGCGCACGTTCTTCTCGGTCACGGTGCCGCTGCTGCGGCCGATCCTCGGGCTGGTGCTGATCATCTCGGTGATCGGATCGTTCCAGGTGTTCGACACGGTTGCCGTGACCACCAACGGCGGGCCGGTGGATGCCAGCCGGGTGCTGCAGCTCTACATCTACGACAACGCGTTCGCGCAGTTCGACTTCGGCTACGCGTCCGCACTGAGCGTCGCACTGCTGCTGGTGCTCGTGGCCGTGACGTTCGTGCAGTACCGCATCACCCGCGCCGGCCAGACCGACCTGGACTGA
- a CDS encoding ROK family transcriptional regulator, whose product MRRRMDRPFLGSLGRTERAVLRELLVRGPLPRADLARRLGLSPASITKTARTLLSNGSITEISAPGSDSRGRPGTPVDMAVDAYHFVGVKITGDQAFAVRTNAAGAVLASTHRPLTDTAVEPVVSLIIQLVNELSRDHPVESVGIGMAGTMDRFDTQVRNNLYLGWQDVPLAGMVQERTGLATVISGDVRALTAGVHWAGPGRELEDFAVVTIGVGIGMGLVLGGETVAGVAGGVGRIAHTRVSDSGPACGRGHRGCAAAYLEAGPIVRAVAYAHARPQLDLEAVCELAAAGDPAALSVLEDTARALGIVLAGLVNVLGLPAVVLAGDGLCVLEHTRPVLDRALTEHLDPDADPPVVHFYASDFDEWARGAAVLACQWLLIDPPAEPVR is encoded by the coding sequence ATGCGACGACGCATGGACCGACCCTTCCTCGGCTCGCTGGGCCGCACGGAACGTGCTGTCCTGCGTGAGCTGCTAGTGCGTGGCCCGCTCCCGCGCGCCGACCTCGCCAGACGTCTGGGCCTGTCCCCCGCGAGCATCACCAAGACCGCACGGACGCTCCTCTCGAACGGCTCGATCACCGAGATCTCAGCGCCCGGGAGCGATTCCCGCGGGCGGCCCGGCACCCCGGTCGACATGGCGGTCGACGCCTACCACTTCGTCGGCGTGAAGATCACCGGCGACCAGGCCTTCGCCGTCCGCACCAACGCGGCGGGAGCCGTCCTCGCCAGTACGCACCGACCCCTCACCGACACCGCGGTGGAGCCGGTCGTCTCGCTGATCATTCAACTAGTGAATGAATTGTCCCGCGATCACCCGGTCGAGTCCGTGGGGATCGGGATGGCCGGCACGATGGATCGCTTCGATACCCAGGTCCGCAACAACCTCTACCTGGGCTGGCAGGACGTCCCGCTCGCGGGCATGGTGCAGGAGCGGACCGGCCTGGCCACCGTCATCAGTGGTGACGTGCGTGCGCTGACCGCGGGGGTGCACTGGGCCGGGCCGGGGCGCGAGCTCGAGGACTTCGCCGTGGTGACCATCGGTGTGGGTATCGGCATGGGGCTGGTGCTGGGGGGTGAGACCGTCGCCGGCGTGGCCGGTGGCGTGGGCCGCATCGCGCACACCCGCGTGAGCGATTCGGGCCCGGCGTGCGGTCGCGGGCACCGGGGCTGTGCCGCCGCCTACCTGGAGGCCGGTCCGATCGTGCGCGCCGTGGCCTACGCCCACGCCCGTCCGCAGCTCGACCTGGAGGCGGTCTGTGAGCTCGCAGCGGCCGGGGACCCTGCCGCGCTCAGCGTGCTGGAGGACACCGCCCGCGCCCTGGGGATCGTGCTGGCCGGCCTCGTCAACGTGCTGGGCCTTCCCGCCGTCGTCCTGGCCGGCGACGGCCTGTGCGTGCTCGAGCACACCCGGCCCGTACTGGACCGTGCGCTCACCGAGCATCTCGACCCGGACGCCGACCCGCCGGTCGTCCACTTCTACGCCTCCGATTTCGACGAGTGGGCGCGCGGTGCAGCCGTACTCGCGTGCCAGTGGTTGCTCATCGATCCACCCGCCGAGCCGGTGAGGTAG
- a CDS encoding DUF4862 family protein, translated as MGTAPGVIVGAYAASPTSRHWGRHLERTYLDELAQIEGVEGLEVPWITSLHPYEDSWYADRLPAGWQVVITHIGGVMHRLSIDPVYGLASTDLGGRRRALADVARICEDVARLNEARGESAVRAIELHSAPATAGATSSAQALAESLTTVGGWDWQGAEVLVEHCDRQRPGRPTAKGFLALEQEIEAVRAAGTAGIAINWGRSAIELGDPDGVPGHVRTARESGLLRGVIFSGTAAEDSEYGPAWADAHLPFAPDHDEGRPGAEHSLLTGGHARAALAAAGPSPWLGLKIACRPQQATIAQRVALIRDGVERLTRAAIDS; from the coding sequence ATGGGAACAGCACCGGGGGTCATCGTGGGCGCCTACGCCGCCTCACCGACGAGCCGGCACTGGGGCCGCCACCTCGAGCGCACCTATCTCGACGAGCTCGCGCAGATCGAAGGGGTCGAGGGCCTCGAAGTTCCGTGGATCACCTCACTGCACCCGTACGAGGACTCCTGGTACGCCGACCGCCTGCCCGCCGGCTGGCAGGTGGTGATCACCCACATCGGCGGGGTCATGCACCGCCTGAGCATCGACCCGGTGTACGGGCTGGCCTCGACCGACCTCGGCGGCCGGAGACGGGCGCTCGCCGACGTCGCCCGGATCTGTGAGGACGTGGCGCGCCTGAACGAGGCACGCGGGGAGTCCGCGGTACGGGCGATCGAGCTGCACAGCGCCCCCGCGACGGCCGGGGCCACCAGCAGCGCGCAGGCACTGGCCGAGTCCCTGACCACGGTCGGAGGGTGGGACTGGCAGGGCGCCGAGGTGCTGGTCGAGCACTGCGACCGGCAGCGACCCGGGCGCCCGACGGCGAAGGGCTTTCTCGCCCTCGAGCAGGAGATCGAGGCGGTGCGCGCCGCCGGCACCGCCGGGATCGCGATCAACTGGGGCCGCTCGGCGATCGAGCTCGGCGACCCCGACGGCGTACCCGGGCACGTCCGGACGGCTCGGGAGTCCGGACTGCTGCGCGGGGTGATCTTCTCGGGCACCGCTGCCGAGGACTCCGAGTACGGCCCGGCCTGGGCCGACGCACACCTGCCGTTCGCCCCCGATCACGACGAGGGTCGGCCCGGCGCCGAGCACTCGTTGCTCACCGGAGGGCACGCACGAGCGGCTCTCGCTGCGGCCGGCCCGTCGCCGTGGCTCGGGCTGAAGATCGCGTGCCGACCGCAGCAGGCCACGATCGCCCAGCGGGTGGCGCTGATCCGGGACGGCGTCGAGCGCCTCACCCGTGCAGCGATCGACTCTTGA
- a CDS encoding Gfo/Idh/MocA family protein: protein MDSVRWGIIGVGDVTEAKSGPGFQASERSELVAVMRRDGAKAADYARRHQVPRWYDDADALLADPAVDAVYVATPPDSHRDYTLRALAAGKPVYVEKPMARTTAECEQMLAAADRAGLPLFVAYYRRAMPRFARVREILDGGAIGRVHAFRVENFAPAPSPVSGEQLPWRLRPEIAGGGLFVDLASHTLDLLDHLLGPVARVHGVARNVSGLGDAEDTVSATFEAGGAVGTGLWCFATGESRDVVEIIGTSGSVTFSSFGQEPLVLRRGAQVSEIEAPYPATVQQPLIQAVVDELTGHGTSPSTGLSALRTARVVDEVLGEYRREQGLHFD from the coding sequence ATGGACAGCGTGCGGTGGGGAATCATCGGGGTCGGGGACGTGACGGAGGCGAAGAGCGGGCCGGGATTCCAGGCGTCGGAACGCTCCGAGCTGGTGGCCGTCATGCGCCGCGACGGCGCTAAGGCAGCCGACTACGCCCGCCGCCACCAGGTGCCCCGGTGGTATGACGACGCCGACGCCCTGCTCGCTGACCCCGCCGTCGACGCGGTCTATGTGGCCACGCCCCCGGACTCCCACCGCGACTACACCCTCCGCGCCCTCGCGGCCGGCAAGCCGGTCTATGTGGAGAAGCCGATGGCCCGCACGACCGCCGAGTGCGAGCAGATGCTCGCCGCCGCCGACCGGGCGGGCCTGCCCCTGTTCGTGGCCTACTACCGCCGCGCCATGCCACGTTTCGCGCGGGTCCGGGAGATTCTCGACGGCGGAGCCATCGGCCGGGTGCATGCGTTCCGGGTGGAGAACTTCGCACCGGCACCGTCACCCGTGTCCGGTGAGCAGCTGCCGTGGCGCCTACGCCCGGAGATCGCCGGCGGCGGGCTGTTCGTCGACCTGGCCTCCCACACCCTCGATCTGCTGGACCACCTGCTGGGGCCGGTCGCGCGGGTGCACGGGGTAGCCCGGAACGTCTCCGGCCTCGGCGACGCCGAGGACACGGTGAGCGCGACCTTCGAGGCGGGGGGCGCCGTCGGCACCGGCCTGTGGTGCTTTGCGACGGGGGAGTCCCGGGATGTCGTGGAGATCATCGGGACCAGCGGGTCGGTGACGTTCTCCAGCTTCGGGCAGGAGCCGCTGGTGCTGCGCCGTGGTGCGCAGGTCAGCGAGATCGAGGCGCCCTACCCAGCGACCGTGCAGCAGCCGCTCATCCAGGCGGTGGTGGACGAGCTGACCGGGCACGGCACCTCTCCCAGCACGGGACTCAGCGCGCTGCGCACCGCGCGCGTGGTCGACGAGGTGCTGGGGGAGTACCGGCGCGAGCAGGGCCTGCACTTCGACTGA
- a CDS encoding phosphotransferase family protein, with product MSPDVTSVSDLLADLGYRCARVRPVTGGAWSSAYAVDVGPRPLVLRLGGPAEDYRADAFVDRLAPDGVPVPAVLEHGTLARGPFTGTTYAISQRVPGAPLEEVGAATWNGLVPQLADILEALRHVPVPPGHPTLPWREHLLGVGSYAWQEGWRLRAEPVALEIFDRGLARLRELCPVEVPVSLVHADWINRNVHVDAGRITGVFDWGCYRFGDHLYDLTWFEFWSPWHPTLDVDSLTVALQRRWQDRGLDPLRDPGRRLACLLHIGLDHIVYNTLHGTHSGLRGTMDRLDGFL from the coding sequence GTGAGCCCGGACGTCACCTCGGTCAGTGACCTGCTGGCAGACCTGGGGTACCGGTGCGCCCGCGTCAGACCCGTGACCGGTGGCGCGTGGTCGAGCGCCTACGCCGTCGACGTCGGCCCGCGCCCACTGGTACTGCGCCTGGGGGGACCCGCCGAGGACTACCGAGCGGACGCCTTCGTCGACCGGCTCGCCCCCGACGGGGTTCCCGTACCGGCCGTGCTCGAGCACGGCACCCTGGCCCGTGGACCGTTCACCGGTACGACCTACGCGATCTCCCAGCGCGTGCCCGGGGCGCCGCTGGAGGAGGTCGGTGCGGCCACCTGGAACGGGCTCGTGCCCCAGCTCGCCGACATCCTCGAGGCACTCCGGCACGTGCCGGTTCCCCCCGGCCATCCCACACTGCCCTGGCGCGAGCACCTGCTCGGTGTCGGCTCCTATGCGTGGCAGGAGGGCTGGCGCCTCCGGGCCGAGCCCGTAGCCCTGGAGATCTTCGACCGCGGGCTCGCCCGGCTGCGCGAGCTGTGCCCGGTCGAGGTGCCGGTCTCCCTGGTGCACGCGGACTGGATCAATCGCAACGTCCACGTCGATGCCGGCCGCATCACCGGCGTCTTCGACTGGGGGTGCTACCGGTTCGGTGACCATCTCTACGATCTGACCTGGTTCGAGTTCTGGTCTCCCTGGCACCCCACCCTCGACGTCGACTCACTGACGGTCGCACTGCAGCGACGATGGCAGGACCGAGGCCTCGACCCGTTGCGCGACCCGGGGCGCCGGCTGGCATGCTTGCTGCACATCGGACTCGACCACATCGTCTACAACACCCTCCACGGCACCCACTCGGGGCTGCGGGGCACGATGGACCGCCTGGATGGTTTCCTCTGA
- a CDS encoding DUF6328 family protein: MGTDHQEHTGRHESMEQRADRNWDELMQELRVTQTGTQILTGFLLTLPFQSRFSELRTDQVVIYLCLVALGLTTTAFAVAPVSIHRMLFQRRRKPQIVRLSNRFAKLALATMVLLVGGIALFIFDVVLGRTAGVVAAGAGLVLAVSLWAALPLWARRGDETEDERARGEER, translated from the coding sequence ATGGGTACCGACCACCAGGAGCACACCGGACGGCACGAGTCCATGGAACAGCGTGCCGACCGGAACTGGGACGAGCTCATGCAGGAACTGCGCGTGACCCAGACCGGTACGCAGATCCTGACGGGGTTCCTGCTCACCCTGCCCTTCCAGAGCCGGTTCAGCGAGCTGCGCACCGATCAGGTGGTGATCTACCTGTGCCTGGTGGCGCTCGGGTTGACGACGACGGCGTTCGCCGTCGCGCCGGTGAGCATCCACCGGATGCTCTTCCAACGGCGGCGTAAGCCGCAGATCGTGCGGTTGAGCAACCGGTTCGCCAAGCTGGCGCTGGCCACCATGGTCCTGCTCGTGGGAGGGATCGCGCTGTTCATCTTCGACGTCGTGCTGGGCCGGACCGCAGGCGTCGTGGCGGCCGGAGCGGGTCTGGTGCTCGCCGTCAGTCTGTGGGCGGCGCTCCCGCTGTGGGCGCGACGCGGTGACGAGACCGAGGACGAACGCGCCCGGGGGGAGGAGCGATGA
- a CDS encoding potassium channel family protein gives MIAAVWRLSRRLGHRLGSAAGPVGMVGAVVLWVMMQGVGWALIYIGHVPEGFSYSPGIDPSRYHDGAQALYISLVTLATLGFGDVVPTEPVLRWLAPLQALTGFGLLTAALTWFMQIYPPLTRRRALAVRLHGLRESGFADALPALGPAAVHLLTDVAGELDAVGVDLVQHSETYYFRDEEAPQSLARNLSYAVAVRDAARGCASTAEMRVAAALLSSSLEHVAAQLQGLVRAEGSVVHVIECYADDHRRAPN, from the coding sequence GTGATCGCGGCGGTCTGGCGGCTCTCCCGCCGGCTCGGTCATCGCCTCGGCTCGGCAGCCGGGCCGGTCGGGATGGTCGGTGCCGTGGTGCTGTGGGTGATGATGCAGGGCGTGGGGTGGGCGCTGATCTACATCGGCCATGTCCCGGAAGGTTTCAGCTATTCGCCCGGAATCGATCCTTCCAGGTACCACGACGGTGCCCAGGCGCTGTACATCTCCTTGGTCACCCTGGCGACGCTGGGCTTCGGCGACGTGGTGCCCACCGAGCCCGTGCTGCGCTGGCTCGCCCCCCTGCAGGCGCTGACCGGCTTCGGGCTGCTCACGGCCGCGCTGACGTGGTTCATGCAGATCTATCCGCCGCTGACGCGCCGTCGCGCCCTCGCGGTCCGTTTGCACGGGCTGCGTGAGAGCGGTTTCGCCGACGCCCTTCCCGCGCTCGGTCCGGCGGCTGTGCACCTCCTGACGGACGTGGCAGGCGAGCTCGACGCGGTGGGTGTCGATCTGGTGCAGCACAGTGAGACGTACTACTTCCGCGACGAGGAAGCCCCCCAGTCGCTGGCGCGGAACCTCTCGTACGCCGTCGCCGTGCGGGACGCTGCGCGCGGGTGCGCGAGCACGGCGGAGATGCGGGTCGCCGCCGCACTGCTCTCGTCCTCGTTGGAGCACGTCGCCGCACAGCTGCAGGGCCTGGTCCGCGCCGAGGGATCCGTGGTGCACGTCATCGAGTGCTACGCCGACGATCACCGAAGGGCGCCGAACTGA